tcgtctagctgtgtgttttctagaaaatgtcaaagatagaatctagtaagctcaaaaaaataaaactatcgattacattgtgtagtaaattaatcaattcatctctattgttaaaaatcaaacagaaaaataaaacaataacaaaaccaaaggtaacaaaacataacaattcataAAATACgagctcaaaaagtattcgtctagtcaGGTTTAGCACGCtgtagaatggaattcaatatttcattggattcccctgtgtatatatgacgggctgtagttcttgtggcatggaactgaccaaatAAGCCGTAATGGGGgacggaatattcttccatttttctttcaacactaatttcaattcgttgttgttggaaatgtgactttcacgaatttcacgaaaagtttgtcgttcagaaccttccaatggagttaaattggattcatatctgggatctgaggaggcgttttgagttgattggggtattatagagtagctacagcttagtACTTTGGACTGTGTGCTTGAGGTAATTATCACCCCGTAAGATGTATGTTCCCTGTAAGCCCAATTTCCCAGCACtggcgttcaaattttctttcaaaatgcggatgaacattttgtgatacataattccttcaataatgtgaaattttcccgcaccggttgcgctcaagcacctcagagaccatgacggagcccccaccatgctttactgctcaaaagagattctgcggctgtatctcaatattcattttccgccataccatacatcggccatttgatccaaatatgctgtacttgctttcgtcagataacatgacttgattctgaaagtcatccttcttccagcgatatttttagctgaaatcgagctgtttttgataatttgatggctcacttgaattttcttccgtgatactcgcccattatacccatacttttcacaggtatttctgttcgtattggttcatatctgagcacttcttctctccaactcccttgcctatatgggtgaactcgatttaaattttttttttttatttccgcccaataaatcgctcatcgttatCAGTTTACCATTGCTGACGACCACTCTGCtatttgttttgatagatttttgtggcgctgatgcgatcaatcaccaattaaatggttgaattcttgctacccttggtctacccacatttcttgcaaagtcataagtcaacttgcactaattatgcaggcgtagaataagtttttttcatttggactcatttttttacttttcccacccatggtgcttctattttccgcgccaagttcaaacaaaacaaaaacattatttgatctgtcattgaatattgacaaaaatgttgctagacatcactaaagtgtgctagtgtaactacatgcgaataaaactattatattcgtgtttcacttgattattttctgaatagacgaatactttttgaacgagcgaaattgacgaaatttagatattctctacataccagaaaaagtaattgaaatctccatttgtttttgaataataatcatgtgttgataagttttctaccaaatttagaagaaagtatTTTGATTTCACTTTTATCACGCCTAAGATTTACATTTAACTAAAGAAttgcagctagacgaatactttttggacccactgtaattccatccaccgacctaatttaggacgcaatctgtgaggaaaacctgaatgaactcACGAATACATAGCTTCcccaacaattatttttaaaactgaatctagacaacagtaccggattaatttcattaaaaactacaataacaaatatcacaaaattcccagaaaaaaaaatttcaacgcgcattttattttaataaacagaaacGAAActctcccttctgcttgtttattccgcccagtcccacccacccatgtggttttgacagttgtattggtgaacccggtgcgaaaccgtgaaacaaccaGGTGGgcggcacgacgccatgtttttgcagccaacatctcagtgtaaaattcatgatagtatgtgtttttcttacaaacatcacatttgatactcattagggatcctacataggatataggatccctactcattaggatacagaactgtcagtgggatacggtcgcgcaatgttggctgcaaaacaaacctattgtgtgagatagggatgccaccgggctggaaacaacacagtgcaaacccgacagctttggggttggaactagtgcgaacctagttccaacctgagcgaataaaaaaacactttgacagcacttaggttggaactttttaaaaacgaattcgacattagttaTCACTTAATCTGATTCAAATCTGTGCATTGCCTCCATATACTTGCAATTCATTTTTAAATCAAATGTACCAATAATGTTGTCTCAAAAAGGCGTACTGATTAAACTTGTCTGGCGTACTGAGGTatgaaaatgaaacaaaaataacagCATAGTTTTTAGCAGAAAAACGATTAAGGAAATAGAGGTGCGATTTTGAATCAACGTCTTTTTCAATAATCACGCAAACATAATCTATGATTCAACGATAGACAATGTTTATATATTTGATTCGTTATCTCCTGGTCAATGAACGATCATCCGGTAAACAAAGTAACTCCCGTAGCTTGCGAATAAGTTAGTTACTTTCAGACTGCGATCGGATGATAACTTGATTTCTCGTGGTTCAATATGATACGAATAGTCGTTCTTGCCGTCCTGTGTGCGCATCTTATGCGCAACGTTCTCGGTGAAGTTAGCCAATCGTTCAACTCAGTTAATATTACAACGGTTGATCCACTTCGGTATCATGCATTATCCCTCTTCAATAATGATCATGGCAGTAGAAAACGCTTGGCTATTAGGAGTAAgtatgaaaaacattttttacgttgttttaaatatatTAATAAACTGTAAAATTTATGAATGATTCCACAGAATGCCAGTCTTATAATTTTATCTATCCGGTAGGTATTAATTTTATCTATCCGGTAGGTATtaataaatatatgtatgtatttacatttaaaggaaaattaaattattatttttagttgaaaatattttctacgGAGGAACCTTACTTCTGTGCGGCGGTTTTTGTCAGCCCAGACTCGCTTCTGACTTCGGCATTGTGTGTAAAAACTATGCAGCACGGTGAGGATCACCCATCGAATCATATGTTTGCTATGGTTGATCGTGAGGAGGTCTTCTTTTACGAACATGGGCGGCGTTACGTCAGCAAAGTTTTTTATCACCCCAAATTCGAAGACGAACCGGCCTACTACAACGTGGCCGTCGTCAAGCTGCGAAACTCTGTGTAAGTAGGCGCTTGAAGCAGAATCGTTGTACATTAATTTCATAATGGCAAACATCTCTCATCAGCAGATACGATCGAGACACTACCGGAAGAAGCCACGTGGCATGCCTTTATCCGTATAAACACATGAAGAACCCACAAGCGGTGCTCGGTGAATGGTTCGAGTTCCAGCCGGAGCAAAATCCATCCTTCCGTTGGTTGGATCTTCCGTTCATCAGCCGGAAAGAATGCAACGCGGAGCTAGCGAAAATGAAACGACCCGTTCCGGAGCTGACCCACGGCTTGCAAGAGTCCCAGCTGTGCGTGCGTGATTCTCACAACAGTACCCTCACACGGTTCTGCGACCCCCGTTCATCTGGACCGTTGGTGATGACTCTGGGAAGCACCGTCTACGTGGTTGGTCTCCCTACGGTGCACATCGACGACTGCACGGTGGAGATCGAGGTGTTTAATCGAGTTTCTCACTTCCTAGATTGGATTGAATCGGTGGTATGGCCCGGGCAGGAGTAAAGAAGTGGTCCATTCCCCTAATTAAAATGAAATAATGTTTTGCTCACGGGTGGAACGCATTTTGAatggctgttttttttttgtattttgtgcCTAGtgtatgaaacacatcgaagaTTACCCTCATCATCGTAACTTATTTCGAAAATCAGATCAATTTATGTCAAGCGCGTCATTTTTCTATTCTGAGAAAGAAACATGAGTTCGGATTGAGTCATTTTTCATTTGAATGAAATGGAACTTTTTTGCTGTCTGCTTCGTGATtgaattttcagttcaatatGCATATCTTAGCAACTAGCAATCAATCAGTAGGggagaatttttttctgtgattaTTGGGTTGCTTTTTTTTAGCTTTTCCTACAAGGTCTTTTGGAAGTATTTATTACTATTCTATCCCTACATAACTATGAACAAGACAGAAGTTTGTGTTTTTtgtgaaatcaaaatttttgaatttctctttaaaattttgtttttttcacttgtttttttttagctATTCGCCTTGGATCGGAATTTCACGACTGCAAtaaacatacaaaaaaaattaaatgtctcTCAAATTCAAATGATATTAAAGTCATATTTTTACCCATCATACAAAGGTAcacaaacacaaaatcataGCAAACGTAGCCGTAACGTACACAATATTTGCCAGACTTATATTAAAaagccagattaatccacctagtgatgacagtgcctttctcgcttttctaagggaattaaaattaaacattCATGAAAATGGCAAATTCATGAACTTCATTTCAAAACAGCGAGATTTTTTAGAAACATTTGTAAGTTCTTTTTAAATACCAGCATTGGTATTGTGACTCATACCACCAAATGATCTTCCGGGacatttatattaaaaaaaacggCCATGTATGAATTACAACACCAGCTCCATACTCATAGTAAGAAAAATTGTGCTTGTGCTCACGATAAAatggatgttccggaatttcaaaaggatcaCTCAGTGGCACTTAGAGCCactgaaaagagtttcggtccaTATGACCAACAtatcaccaaccagctacgccatcgattAAGgcaattcggcatcgatctggtattctccagcagaattAACCAACTCAAGTCTTTACTGGGGTCAACGAAAGGTAAgtaaaaatgttgaataagacgGGCGTTTATAAAATAAGTAGCTCTCAATGCGAACAAATCTATCTATGAAACATCAAAATCGTTAGGAGCATATGGCGGTAGTAAGCAAGAcgaaaatggaaaatgatagttacgaatttagatctaaggtagcagaacatgtatataaggaaaatcacccaattacgacatcaaataTTAGAATTTTAAGAAAAGTCTCTTCACCGtggctgagagcttggaaatcttgagctgagcttgagcttgattgactgctcgtagttgctactccattatgaccagatcagttcttgcacagggaaccaacagatgtttgcttgggactagcacacatcttcaatgtacaagtactggtgatctcatttgttaggtcatactggcgcctgccacgtcagaatgcaagtcaatgtagggaagggggaggaaaggatgatgcaatcactcgcccactgcaagccgaatatacctctgcacttgccacgagttcatgcggaatttattggaatttctgggttaggttggagaggcagaggtccgtcttggttaacgagctgccaatgtgatagataggagaaggtaattgatggaatttctaattggatgtaggaaacgagctctatagttcatttctaattctagcagattactttagaatactcaagttgaaggtataggaatagtaatggaaacggtatggaagtccatttccagttctagcgattgctagaacatgagaaataaatagaaagatataaagtaggagaatggaacggacctgggattgaacccacgacctcctgcgtatgaggcagaagcagtagccatatgactaccaagcccgcttcgaaaaaagagagatcacgcactgaactgattaattttattaccggccgcgcaatgcagaacacaatatttcgtccgaccacgcgatcgttctgctgtccgaaacaagagagatcacgcactgaactgattaattttgttaccggccgcgcaatgcagaacacaataattcggccgaccgcgcgatcgttctgctgtccgaaacaagagagatcacgcactgaactgattaattttgttaccggccgcgcaatgcagaacacaataattcggccgaccgcgcgatcgttctgctgtccgaaacaagagagatcatgcactgaactgattaattttattaccggccgcgcaatgcagaacacaatatttcgtccgatcacgcgatcgttctgctgtccgaaacaagagagatcacgcactgaactctgtggctgagagcttggaaatctaccgacaaaTACAAACCTCGCTGTTGAATGTTGAAAAGAGATCAAGGAaacggcagctcttggctcttcaagtttctacctaagcaaTAAGATAATTAGTTAGTGTAGGTATATAAGGCAATTAGATTAGACagtgaaaatgtcatttggccgaaagcggcATAGAGCCGAAAGAATAATTCGGCAAACTGTTAATTTGGCCCAAAGGATTGTTTGCCCTAACTGATCTTAGCTGAAAACGtagtttggccaaaatggtcgttgggcccaagatttttttatgtacaggttatccgacttcgtcagtagatgggaataaccagcgcgggggggaaacatacgttttcagtgcaaaacgtaaacaaacgagcataaattccatacaaaaatccaagatggctgagttgtggatattgacaagtcggataacctgatgtacataaaaaaatcttggttggGCCGAAAATTTCGTTTGACCGTTAGTTATTATaattcatttggccaaaaattcgGTTCGGAAGAAATGGTCTTCTGGTAGAAAGAGCTATTTGACCCGAAAATGTTTTTCATGTCAAACAACCATTCGGACAACGACTTTTCcgacaaaatgatcaattcagccaaacgacacaCGGCCGATTGTCcatttcgcccaaatgaccctttctgctaAACGACCATTCGACCGAACGgtattttcggccaaagggTTCGGCCGAATGACGACAGTGCGAGTCGCGAGTCGCGAGATCCGGGTTTGTGCATTGTAAATTAGTGCAAGATTGGGCGCGTTTATCGGCAGTTTGCATATGTCACCAGGCGTGCACGGTGTAACTTTTTCCTCGTCGAAGGTTAATGGCCATATGATACTGGGCATGTGTGGAGTAAGCGTTTGATCGTGTTCATGCGGAGCTCTTAGCCACTTCATACGATACGGTATTcttgtgctttgtgcggtcaAAAAGTAAATCAATTAGTGCGCGTTTGGTCGTGTTCCTGCTCAGAATTCAGGTAGTTAGTTCTTTCTGCTTTTTGCGAGCAAATAATATTTCGTTAAAATCACTGTGTAAAAAACCGGCACCAGAGACAcacagacgtaacacttctcATTTGAATATCGTTCACGagtcactgaagacgaccttactgttcaggtcgaaatacatatctgtcgaaggtacaataaagtagtggaattaaatggaattgtacaaacttcgTCTTCGAGACGgcttccaaaccgaaaattgccttgaccggcaccgggaatcgaacccagccaccagtgttatatttggtcggggttctgccaaaacacaccaagcgccaaaaaacaaaatcatccatttttctgcccaaactttcgtttagcggatgtaattgatcgcaaatcaaaagatattttagttactagataaagatggtcgcttcggttccctttgttctgctgtccgaaacatgtgtggtacatagcTGTCAAATcgaatggattttccttctttgacatttagctcccctatcctcgccagcaaaagatgatccggacagcgacgacagcgacaatctttatctagtaactaaaatatcttttcgcaAATCGTATtatgcgggcttggtagtcatatggctactgcttctgcctcacacgcaggaggtcgtgggttcaatcccaggtccgttccattctcctactttgtatctttctctttatttctcatgttctagcaatcgctagaactggaaatggacttccataccgtttccattactattcctataccttcaacttgagtattctaacagtaatctgctagattTGGTGGGGTTTCGGTCACCgtaaaactttatattttctggtttgttgatttttatcggtgatgaaaaatacacaaatttccgttttttaataacgtttcggcttactccattcagccatcatcagatctgtgatcaaattttattaattagtttaaaatattcaaattggttacaattttcttttctccCACTTACATTGAAAAACGTTCACTTGCCACCAGTGTGGTTCAATAACTAACCCCCCTGAGTCTAATACTACCGAATCCCTTCTATGTGTTGTACCATGTGCGTCATCGTGTCTACCGAGTTGCTGTTCGTTTGTGTAACGATCGGATTTTGCACACTAGTGCGTTGTACGCCGAGTCAATTCCACCGCATTCTCGTTGTAGGTTCACCGTTGCATCGTTTCCCATCATCTTTATGTGGAAGGCCTCTGCGATGATCCTGCTCTCCTGGTTTTCTATCCGTTCTAAAATTTCCGTATTTCCAAAATCAAAATTGTGTCCTTCTGTCATATAATGTTGTGCCAGGCCAGTCTTTGCTTCCCTTTTCCTTATGCTGGTTCTATGTTCATTGATTCGTGTTTCCAGCATACGGCCTGTTTGTCCCACGTAGACTTTGTTGTCACCTGCACCGCAAGGAATTGCATACACTacatttttggttttgttttttggAATCGGGTCTTTTAATTTGCTGAATACGGTGTGTTTAGTTTTGTTTCTTGGTTGGTATGCTAGTGTAATGTTATGctttttgagaatttttgacAATTTCTCACTCAAACATGGTATGTATGGCGTTGACACGTATTTCGTTTCTTTCCTATTGTTGTCATTTTGCTGTAGAGTGTTGTAATGTTGGTGGGTTCTGTGTTTAAGCATATAATACGGAAATACGGAAATTTTAGAACGGATAGAAAACCAGGAGAGCAGGATCATCGCAGAGGCCTTCCACATAAAGATGATGGGAAACGATGCAACGGTGAACCTACAACGAGAATGCGGTGGAATTGACTCGGCGTACAACGCACTAGTGTGCAAAATCCGATCGTTACACAAACGAACAGCAACTCGGTAGACACGATGACGCACATGGTACAACACATAGAAGGGATTCGGTAGTATTAGACTCAGGGGGGTTAGTTATTGAACCACACTGGTGGCAAGTGAACGTTTTTCAATGTAAGTGggagaaaagaaaattgtaaccaatttgaatattttaaactaattaataaaatttgatcacagatctgatgatggctgaatggagtaagccgaaacgttattaaaaaacggaaatttgtgtatttttcatcaccgataaaaatcaacaaaccagaaaatataaaaaatatgtaatctgctagaattggaaatgaactatagagctcgtttcctacatccaattagaaattccatcagttaccttctcctatctatcacattattggcagctcgttaaccaagacggacctctgcctctccaacctaacccagaaattccaacaaattccgcatagCACTCATGTGCTATctccaagcaaacatctgttggttccctgtgcaagaacagctgatctggtcataatgtagtagcaactacgagcagtcaatcaagctcaagctcaagctcaagctgtaattgatcgcaaatcgtatcgaatATCCCCTAACCTCATACATCAAATATACGTTTGAGTTGATATGATATGATTCCCGTGTTTCTTGTGCGAACAAAATATAACAATTCAGTCAAAAAGCTGCTTGTTGCGGTTtggttgaaccccgaccatttgtaCTTTGTTCCACAATAATAAGCAGATATTGCTCACATCTACACTCTATAAATAAATTACCgagttcggtaaaattttaccgaaatctcaacagcagaactgttcggtaaataattcatctgattttcggtgattttgacagttgaacaatggaaaaaattacaaaaaatctgtaaaataaattacagaacagttctgctgttgagatttcggtaaaaattaccgaatacggtgaaatgagttaagtgtgtagagCTTGACGTCTCCAGGCTGACGTATTTCACCCGTTGACACTGTCAGTAGACAACTCCGTGCATTTTAAGCGTTAGCAGTTAACGAGGGGGTCTTGAACCGTTGCGAACAGAATGCTTTAGGAATTCCGACaagaatattccaggaattccgacgggaatattccaggaGTTTTAGCGTGAATgttcgtaggcaatgttccagggatgtagaagcaaatcttcgaaggTTCCGAAGTAATTCCGTAAAGACTCCTCCAgtgattccgaagggaaatctTCCAGTGATGTCAAAGCAAATCGTtgtgggattccgaagcaaatcttcgattgattccgaagcaaatcatcgaaggatttcgaagcaaatcctcGAGTGATTCCGGAGCAATTCGTCGacgaatttcgaaataaatcgtCGAGGGAGCCCAAACTTAATCTTtgaggaatttcgaagcaaaccgtcgatgtattcagaagcgaatcgtcgaatgattccgaagcaaatcattgagggattccgaggcaaatcgtcgaagtattctgaaacaaatagtcaaggaattccgaagcaaatcttcagacgattccggaggaacaccgaagcaaatcaacgagagactctgaagcaaatcctccatggccCCACAGATTCGCAAGGGTACTCCTCaacgattccgaatggaatcaagTGTGAATTCTTcaggattccggttggaatacttcgattaTTCTGAAAGGAATAATAACTAAAGAAttattcttcatagattcttgAATTCTGATGGGGATTCTTCTCGGAATcagatgagaatccttctcgaatgctgatgggaatagtagagattatcatgctgcaaggcaagcggaagtctgctgATAAACTGGCACTCAagtccgtgatggttgaccacatttctttgactgctggcgaagtaccacgattgctttgattaataTTGTAACTGGTGatttcatgtttgtttttgcTGGCTCCACCGCAAGTAATATTTTCCCTCCACCAAGCCCACTGTACATCTCACTTGTTTTGAACCGGTTTTGGTTATGGGTTATGGGTTATGGGtatctcggtggccagagagcagcatgtcccggcggctcggcaggtaagcaactccttaaacatcgatacactcaccaaagatttgattcgattgcggaatgtcactcgcaggcagtttcagcatactggactgcctgagcttaaggcacgctgcaatcgaat
The nucleotide sequence above comes from Armigeres subalbatus isolate Guangzhou_Male chromosome 3, GZ_Asu_2, whole genome shotgun sequence. Encoded proteins:
- the LOC134219887 gene encoding serine protease Hayan-like isoform X3, with translation MIRIVVLAVLCAHLMRNVLGEVSQSFNSVNITTVDPLRYHALSLFNNDHGSRKRLAIRKCQSYNFIYPLKIFSTEEPYFCAAVFVSPDSLLTSALCVKTMQHGEDHPSNHMFAMVDREEVFFYEHGRRYVSKVFYHPKFEDEPAYYNVAVVKLRNSVRYDRDTTGRSHVACLYPYKHMKNPQAVLGEWFEFQPEQNPSFRWLDLPFISRKECNAELAKMKRPVPELTHGLQESQLCVRDSHNSTLTRFCDPRSSGPLVMTLGSTVYVVGLPTVHIDDCTVEIEVFNRVSHFLDWIESVVWPGQE
- the LOC134219887 gene encoding serine protease Hayan-like isoform X4 — encoded protein: MIRIVVLAVLCAHLMRNVLGEVSQSFNSVNITTVDPLRYHALSLFNNDHGSRKRLAIRKCQSYNFIYPLKIFSTEEPYFCAAVFVSPDSLLTSALCVKTMQHGEDHPSNHMFAMVDREEVFFYEHGRRYVSKVFYHPKFEDEPAYYNVAVVKLRNSVYDRDTTGRSHVACLYPYKHMKNPQAVLGEWFEFQPEQNPSFRWLDLPFISRKECNAELAKMKRPVPELTHGLQESQLCVRDSHNSTLTRFCDPRSSGPLVMTLGSTVYVVGLPTVHIDDCTVEIEVFNRVSHFLDWIESVVWPGQE
- the LOC134219887 gene encoding serine protease Hayan-like isoform X1, translated to MIRIVVLAVLCAHLMRNVLGEVSQSFNSVNITTVDPLRYHALSLFNNDHGSRKRLAIRKCQSYNFIYPVGINFIYPLKIFSTEEPYFCAAVFVSPDSLLTSALCVKTMQHGEDHPSNHMFAMVDREEVFFYEHGRRYVSKVFYHPKFEDEPAYYNVAVVKLRNSVRYDRDTTGRSHVACLYPYKHMKNPQAVLGEWFEFQPEQNPSFRWLDLPFISRKECNAELAKMKRPVPELTHGLQESQLCVRDSHNSTLTRFCDPRSSGPLVMTLGSTVYVVGLPTVHIDDCTVEIEVFNRVSHFLDWIESVVWPGQE
- the LOC134219887 gene encoding serine protease Hayan-like isoform X2, which codes for MIRIVVLAVLCAHLMRNVLGEVSQSFNSVNITTVDPLRYHALSLFNNDHGSRKRLAIRKCQSYNFIYPVGINFIYPLKIFSTEEPYFCAAVFVSPDSLLTSALCVKTMQHGEDHPSNHMFAMVDREEVFFYEHGRRYVSKVFYHPKFEDEPAYYNVAVVKLRNSVYDRDTTGRSHVACLYPYKHMKNPQAVLGEWFEFQPEQNPSFRWLDLPFISRKECNAELAKMKRPVPELTHGLQESQLCVRDSHNSTLTRFCDPRSSGPLVMTLGSTVYVVGLPTVHIDDCTVEIEVFNRVSHFLDWIESVVWPGQE